Within Ovis aries strain OAR_USU_Benz2616 breed Rambouillet chromosome 3, ARS-UI_Ramb_v3.0, whole genome shotgun sequence, the genomic segment ACCCCCGAGCTGGGCTCGCGGACGGGGCGGGGCGACCCCGGGGTTGGAGTCCGGGCGCACAGGTCGCTGGGGCGGGATCGGGCTGTGGGATTCCCCGTCACGGAGCGGGGCGCGGGGGTCCGTGGCGCGCCAGGATCCCCGGGCGCGGGTCTCGTCCCCCCTACTCCGTCCCCAGCCCCGCGGCTCCGGGCGGTTGTTAACCTGGGGAGCGCGCAACCGGCCGGGCCAGACTCCAGTCCTGAGTCAGGGGCCTTCGCGGCCGGGGCGCAGACCTGCTCAGGGTCGCCTGCTCTCGGGGCGGGATCTGCGGGCCAAGCGATGGTGGTGGGCGTGCAGGTGAGCGAGTTAGGGCTGTCTGACCCCCGGGGAGCGcggccggggcgggggtgggagggtggggccgGAATGGGCTCGAGCCGGGTCCCCCTCCGAGGCTGCACCTACGCCTTTGGGGCGGAAATTTTGGCTAGTTGGGTCCCTGGCTCCCCAAGTGAGAAGCAGTGCCCCTGCCCGCCCACCCCTGCCCCGCAAGAAGGGTACTTCCCTCCATCCTAAGATGCTGGACTTTTCACCTGTCTCCTGGGTGGAGCCAGCGGGCCAGGACGTCTAAATGCTTGTTCTTGCTGGGCCTTTAATGACCTGTCCGCTCCATCACCCTGCCCCATGCTGTCCTTCAGGTTCATTGAGTGGCATCACCGCCCTGGTGATAAAGGCTGATCGCAGGGTGTTCCCTTAGGTACTTTCTGGGGACTCCGGACCTTCAGGGCTCCCAGCCATGCAGCAGCTGGTCCTGTGCGAGCTAGACCACCCCAGGCCCGAGGGGGAGCTGCTGCTATGCCTCCGCTCCGCGCCCCCCCAGCCATGGCTGAACACGCGGCCCTGACCCTGGGTGTCAGCAGCAGCCCCCAGAGGAGCCATTTCCTGGGTCAGCCAGGCTGCCCCCGGCCCTGAGGACTGGCCCCCCGGACTATGCCATCCAAGTTGGCGAGCTTAGAGCAGTCAGAGACCGCCTCCCAGCAGCCCACTGTCCAGGGGTGTCTGCGTCCTGAAGACAGCATGCTCAAGGGACTGCTTCCGAACAGTGTTGAAGAGCCTGTCCCCTGCCTGGGGTCCCCCGCTGCTGGCGACCGTCAGGGACCCGAGAGGAGCTCAGAGCTCCCCCCGGATACCCCAGAGCAAGTCAGCAACAAGGACCCACAGGCCCAAGCGAGACCCTTCACCCCGAAGCCGCCACCCCCGAGGCCCAGGCTGGAGCGGGCGCTGTCCCTGGATGAGAAGGGCTGGAGGAAGAGGCGTTTTCGAACCAGCCGCGAGGACCTGACTGTGCGGAATGGGGCCAGCCCCTCGGGGGGCTCCCTGCAGGACGAGGCCCCCGGGACCCCTTCCCGCAATGGCTCCCCACCCTGCCTGAGCACCTCCCTGCAGGAGATCCCCACGGCTCGCAGGGCCCCAGGCAGCGGGGGGCCCTCCTCATGGGGAAACTGTCTTTCCGGGATGATCAGCACGTCCCTGGACCTGCTGCACCGGGAAGGGGCCTCAGCCGGGAGCACCCCTCGGCTGGCCAGCCTGCTTTCCCCGCGCCCGCTGCCCGCCATGGCCCGCAGTGTGGCCTCCGAAGGCCTGCGGACAGCGAACAAGGTGGACCCGGATCACACCGACTACAAGCTCCGGCTGCAGGCAAGGCTGTTCCGGGCGCACAGCAGCCTGGGCCCCGGCCAGCCCCCAAGCCCCCTGGCCTACGACGACTGCTCCCTTCACTCGTCCAGGTCCACCTTCAGCCTCCTGGCGCCCATCCGTGCCAAGGATGTCCGGAGCAGGTAAGGCCCTGGGGGAGGCGGCCTCGGGTCTCGGGGAACCCTCAGAGGCCCTGTGAGAGCCGCACGGGCAGGTTCTCCTGAGAGCATGCGTAGGCCATCTCCTACCACCCCCCTCTCCCAGCCGTACCCGCCAGCTTTTCCTTCTGCGTCTCAGCCCCACAGGCACCTGTCAGGTGCTCAGACCCCACTGCACGCAGGGCGGGcctgttttccttcctgtttcttgCTCTTGTCGGGGGCACCCCTTTGTGCGCGTGTGCAGGTGGGCCCAGGGCTCTGAGGTGTGTCCCGGGACCCATGGCCACACGATCCCTTTGCTGAGGACCAGCGTTAGGCAGCCGTGCCCCATGCCCCTGCTGGCACTTTTCCAGGATGGAGAGCTGGATGGGGCTGGGGGCCCCGGGGGCGTGGCCAGGCTGCCCCACCTCCAGCAGGGAGGGGCGCAGGCAGAAGCCCGACCTCCGTCCTTGACGCTCAGGAGTGCCCCAGAGTCTCCTAACAGGCAGGGCTCGGCCCCCGACCCCATGGGCAAGGAGGATGCTGGGTGTCCAGCTTCACAGGGCTTGAGTGGTTAGTCCCAATTATCGCCTAATTTATATCTTGAAGGGGAGGCAGGTGCTACCCCCATCTCCAGCTCTGAATCCCCTGCCCTGAGCCGGAGCCTTGGGGCACCCCAGACCCGGTCCCCAGGGGTTTCTAGCCTGACCCGTCCACAGCCACCGGCTGTCTGCTGGCTTGCTGTTTCCAGGAGCCTGGGCTCAGGGCCACGCTGCGGCCACAGCCCGGGCTGCGGCTCAGAAGCCATCCTGTActctccctgcctgcccccactGGCCCCGGCGCACCCCTCCAACCCAGACCACTGATTGTTTCGAGTCTGTGAGCCACGCAGTCTCTGGCAAGTGTTGACCTCTGCCGTGGGGACGAAAAAGCAGCCCCAGGCCACACACACTAACAGCAGTGTAGTGTGTAAGGCAAAGGAACACTCTGTTCAAGGAGGCCAAAATGTGACTTTCAGGTTGTTTTCCCTCGGCACAAAGATACTTCTTTTCCCCAACCACTGAAAAGTgtaggggatttccctggtggtcaaaaTTGGCTAAGACTTGACCAATCCCAgggaaccaggttcaatccctggtcagagaactaaatcccacatgccccaatGAAGAACTTGCGTGCCGTAACTAAAGGTCCCGTGTACCACAGCAAAGATGGAAGCTCCTACGTGCCATGACTAAGacccagtttagttcagtcgctcaattgtgtccgactctttgtgaccccatggactgcagcacaccaggcctccctgtccatcaccaactcctggaatttactcaaactcgcatccatcgagtcagtgatgacatccaaccatctcatcctctgttgtccccttctcctgccctaaatctttcccagcatcagggtcttttcacatgagtcagttcttcacatcaggtggccaaagtattggagtttcagcttcagcatcagtccttccaatgaatatcaggactgatttcctttaggatggactggttggatctccttgcttcaCTGGACCCGTGACAGCCGAATAAACAACATCATTGATTTAAAAGGAGTAATAGTAACACTGAACGTGTAGGAGCGAGTCTCAGCTTGTGGGCTGCACACAGCCCAGACCTGGCCGGGATCAAGGCCAAGGATGGAGAAAAGGGGTGTGGACTGTGCCCTTGAGGGGCTGCCTTTTGCACACACTGCAGACAGGGCTGGATTGGAGAAGGCAGCCCTGCAGGCAGTCCGACGGGATCATCAATACAGGGTGGCCTCAGGGAGGCGCCTGCCTCCTGACATCATGAGTTCTTGTCCTGCAGAGCTTGGTCAGGGTTTAAGAGCCTCTCATGTGAGCTTGTAAGGACTGGACTCTAACTTCATCTCCTTCCAAGGGATTGGTGCCCATCTCTGCAAGCCAGGGTCTACGGTCTTCTAAGCAAGTTGGAATGAAAAGAGCAAGTGAGACGTTTGAActtgtcagctcttcgcatcaggtggccaaagtattggagtttcagcttcagcatcagtccttccaatgaatattcaggactgatttcctttaggatggactggttgagcCTGGATGTTTGAGCCTGTGCGTTCCCCTCTGTCTTTGGGAACCTGATCAGTCAGGCACAGTCCTTGTCATGGGTCCAAGGGAAACAGTTTTCACACAgttgggaagggaaaaaaaaaaaaaaaaaacgaggcAGTACTAATAGTCTTTTGTGGACGTGTGAAAATCACACGAATCTCGGGTTTGTCCCTAAATGAAGTCTCCCTGGCACTTGGGCATGCACGAGGCTGCTCTCGGGTTAAGTGGAGACGGGGGCACAGCCCTGCAGGCAGAGTCCTCGCAGGGCCTCGGTGGCGGTGTTTGACTCTGCACCGTTTGCAAGAGTTATTCTGTGAGAGCCCACAGTGGATTGAACCTGCGAAGACAGAGGCATCCCGGGCAGCCTTTACAAGCTCCCAGTGCTGGATGGCAAGGCGGAGGCCAGAGCCTCAGAGAAGGGCATGTCCCTCCAAGTCTTCTTACAGTCCAGAAGCCCACCTCGACCTCTGCAGCCCTCCCAGAGCCTTGCCCTTAGAGGGTCCCCCCAAAAGCCCCAAATTTCACCTGCCTGTCCCTTCCTCTCCGGAGGCCAGGAGTCTGTAGAGCTGTGGACACGGCGGGTTTCCCTGGACTCCAGGGGCTCTCCAAGCTGTGCTCCCCCCATTAGCCCCCCAGGGTCCTGAGGCCACTCCAGCTCTGGGAGGGGGCTCCCAGCCCCAGAGGTGTGTcctgctcccagcccctccctgggtcCGTCTGCTGCGATCCCCAGCTCAATCTGGCCTGTCTCCGCAGGAGCTACCTGGAGGGGAGCCTGCTGGCGAGTGGGGCCCTGATGGGGGCGGATGAGCTGGCCCGTTATTTCCCGGACCGGAGCGTGGCCCTGTTTGTGGCCACGTGGAACATGCAGGGCCAGAAGGTGAGCAGGCGCCGGCCCCACACGGGACGGGGCAGGGTTCCTTCTGGATTCTTACCTGGGGCACGCAGAGGAGCCCCTGGGCCATCACAGCGCCTCTTGCCCACCTCTCCACTGGTTCACGTGGCACAAATGCTTCGGTTTGCAGAGGCGCTGTACGTGTTAGAGCAGTTCTAGGTTGACAGCAGGTTTGGGAGGAAGAAGCAGAGATTTGCTGAGAGCCCACGCCCCACCTGGCCTCCAAGTGTCCGCACCCTTCAGCCATCAGGCGGCCCCACTATTCTAGTCGCCCTGGGCCACTTGTGCGAGCACCTCCTGGATCCCCACAAGCGTGTGGGGACACGAGTGCCCCGATGCACACTGCGGGCGGGCGTCCACGCCCTGGTCTGGGTCTGTCTCCCGCCGTGTATCCCCGTGGTCGGGGCTCGTGTCCATCCCGCCTGTGAGCCGGGGCCCTGGGGGACCGCAGCCAGAGGGGGCAGGGTTCGCCCGCTGATTtctgggggagcccagtgggggCTTTCTCTCTAGCCACCCCGTGTCTCCTGGGGGATCCCTTCCCACAGCTAGGGGTCTCTACCCCTGTGTGGGGGAGGCTCCAATTCTGGGGCCAGCCACAGGCTTCCTCCAGACGGCGGGCGACCTAATGCCCAGCGGGGTCTCTGGCCCTGTCTGGAGTGCCTTCTGTCGCTGGTGTGCGCTGAAGCACATCCCGTCCAAAGAACGGAAGTGGCCGCGTCCCTGGCTACCATCCTTCAGGGTGATGGATGGGGCTGCTTCAGGACAGGCCCCTCCCCACAAAACCACCACCTGAGTGGGAGTGCCGACGGGTGCCCGGGCTGCCAGCTCCGCTGTCCACTGCGAGCCCCTGGCCATCCACCGCCTAGCCTGCACCTGGGGGCTGCTGGCTCCGCTGTCCACTGCGAACCCCGGGCCATCCACCGCCTAGCCTGCACCTGGGGGCTGCCTGCTCCGCTGTCCACTGCCTAGCCTGCACCTGGGGCTCAGAGCGCCCGGGCCGCAGCTGGTGGGGGAGTGGAGACCGCTGGCCAGGTGCCCACTTTCCTCCCCCGGGCTGCTGTGAGGGCAGAGGTGTGTTGGGGGCGTCCCCTTGTGGGCAGCCAGGCCCAGGGGCCGGAGGCAGCACAGTTGCTGTGCGTGGGCCCCGGCAAGGGATGGGGCACAGGCCCAGTGAGGACAGGCCAAGGGAGGGGTGGGCAGCCTGCCCGGGCTAGCGGCTCCCCGTGTGTGGTCAAGGGTGCCCGGGCAGCAGAGCCCCCGCCGTGGGGCCCCTGCAGCCCCTGCCAGAAGCTGCCTTTCTGCAGGAGCTGCCGCCGAACCTGGACGAGCTCCTGCTACCAGCCGAGGCTGACCTGGCCCAGGACCTGTATGTCGTGGGCGTCCAGGAGGGCTGCTCCGACAGGTAGGGCCGGGGCCCGCCCCCTGCTGCTGCCCCACCTGCTCTGCGTCCCTGACCCGCCGCTCCAGTGTGGTCCTGGGAACTGGTCTCGGTCCTTTGCCCGAGACCCCCGTGGGAGGGGAGACATGAGCAGCTGTGGTCTAAGCCTGGGCTCAGCCGGGATCGCTTTCTTCTCAAGTGGGGACTCGCAGAGTTTTAAAGAAATGCACCTAAGCTTCTTGTAAATAGATAGCTGCTCCGGGAGAAGTGAGGGGGACCCAGCACAGCACGGCCCCCAGCTCAGCCCCTGAACTTCATCGCTCACCTGTCCCGGCCGTGTGGGCAGTTCAGCTGGTGACTGGGGCAGGGTCGCGGCACAGGCCTGGCCAGAGTGGAGGTGCCCAGTCTGCTCCGGACACTGGGGGACGGGGTCTGGGCTCCTGCTCTTGGCCTCTGGGAGTCAGCGGAGGACCGTGGCCATGGCGGAGACAGCAGGGGGAGACCCAGGCTCACCCTTGAGCTGTGCGGCTCTGACCGCCTCCCACCCCACAGGCGGGAGTGGGAGGCACGGCTGCAGGAGACGCTGGGCCCGCACTACGTCATGCTGTACTCGGCGGCCCACGGCGCGCTCTACATGGCCGTGCTCATCCGCAGGGACCTCATCTGGTTCTGCTCAGGTGAGTGCCCCGGGCTGGGCATGCAGGGTGGGGGCGGGCAGCCTGGCCGGCCCCCAGAACGGCCTGGGTCAGCCCTGCTCCTCCCACAGAGGTGGAGAGCTCCACGGTGACCACTCGCATCGTGTCCCAGATCAAGACCAAGGGGGCCCTGGGCGTCAGCTTCACCTTCTTCGGCACCTCCCTGCTCTTCATCACGTCCCACTTCACCTGTAAGCCCTTCACCTATAGGCCCCCCTTCACTTGTGAGCCCCAGACCCCTCGAGGGGAAGGTCACGGTGCAGATGCTGGGTGATTAGACCTTGTTGGGTAGGGGGTCTGTCTCGGACCGACCTCCAGGCACAAAGCTTGGGCTCAGAAACCTGCCTGTGGAGAGGCCCCACCCTGCTGTCCTTGCAGCCGGAGACGGGAAGGTGGGCGAGCGGCTGGTGGACTACAGCAAGACCGTGCAGGGCCTCGCCCTGCCCAAGAACGTGCCGGACACGAGCCCCTACCGCTCTGACGCTGGTGAGCAGCTTTACCCTCACTCTCTGGGTGGTTTAATGGAGAGGAATGTTTAGAGCCTTGAGAACCAAGGCGGCCAGGAAAGTCTGCAGTCGCTCACCAACCAGAAGCGAGGTCTGGCACCAGGCTCCCCgaattgtgaccccatgaacccagAAAGCTATGGACACCCCCCAACCCCATGGCTCCCTGGCCCTGAGCCCCAAGGGCGTCCTGGTCTGCCACCCGCTTCCAGGGGTGTGGGGGAGTGTCCTGACCTGGAGTCAGGGTGCAGACAcacggcgggggtggggggctcacGCAGTTTCCTGCCGCTCCTGCCCCAGCGGACGTCACCACCCGCTTCGATGAGGTCTTCTGGTTTGGGGACTTCAACTTCCGCCTGAGCGGGGGGCGTGCGGCCGTGGAGGCCATCCTGAAGCAGGACCTCGGCTCCAGCGTGCAAGCTCTGCTGCAGCACGACCAGCTCACCCGCGAGATGCAGAGAGGTGAGTGGGCAGGGCACCGCTGTGGTCGGGCGGGCCcaaggggcggggtggggctggCCCCGAGCCGCCACCAAGTCGGGGCCGTGCCCCTTCCCAGGGTCCATCTTCAAGGGCTTCCAGGAGCCGGACATCCACTTCCTGCCATCGTACAAGTTCGACGTCGGGAAGGACTCATATGACACCACCTCTAAGCAGAGGACCCCGTCCTACACGGTGAGCTGCCCACAGGGCTGCGGAGCACGGGCCGGGCTTCCTGGGGGCTTCCGTGTTCGGGGACTTGGCTGGAGGGTAGCCGAGGGGAGAGCAGGCCGGCCCAGCCCACCGCCAACTGGCCCCGGGACCCCCCGCAGGACCGCATCCTGTACAAGAGCCGCCACAAGGGCGACATCTGCCCCATCAAGTACTCCTCCTGTCCCGGTGTCAGGACGTCCGACCACCGCCCCGTGTACGGCCTGTTCCGGGTCAAAGTGAGGCCGGGGAGAGACAAGTCAGTACCCTTGGATGCCCCTGCTCCCGGGCCCCAGGCGGGGGGCGGCCTGAGAGCACAGCCTGGTCTCTGCATGTCCCAGTGCCCCGAGGGGAGCAGGGTTCTGGGTGCCCCGAGGGGAGGTGGCTGTGCAGTGGGTCAGAAGCCAACGTCAGGTGAGCAGTGCACGAGAGGGTGGGGACCTTGCCCGCACCCCGAGCCAGCCAGGCCTCCCAGACACATGCCCCCTAAAACAGCTGGTGGGCGGCGGGGGCCACCTACCAAGGGGCTGGCCTGGCACAGGCAGGAGTCAGCATCCCCTGGCTGCCGGCACACATCTGCGGGTGGGCGCACGGCTGGTGGGGCTGGGCGCAGCCCCAGGGGCCCAGGCCTCAGCTATGCCCAGCTCTTCCACATGCCGCCTGCCCGCAGCTGATGCCCCGGTGCGGGGGCTGGGAGGACAGTGCCCTCCTGATGGCCCTTCCTCCCCAGCATCCCACTAGCCGCCGGCAAGTTCGACCGGGAGCTGTACCTGCTGGGAATCAAGAGACGCATCTCCAGAGAGATCCAGAGGCAGCAAGCACTCAAGAGCCAGCACGCCAGCGCCATCTGCACCATCTCCTGAGGCCTCCTGAGGAAGCCCCAGGGACGGACTCTTCCCGGAACGGAACCAGCGTGTCCCCGCAGAGCCCTCTCAGGCTGGGCTGCGTGGGCCCGACCCTGACCTCCCCGCACCATGGCGGCCGTCAGCGGCAGAAGGACCAAGTTAGGCTGGCCGAGCGCAGGTCGCAGGCCCTGTGGGCAGGCGCCCTAACCTCACGTGTTAGGTGATCACGTGTGCACATCCTGGTTCACCGTTTGaagcagcacccccacccccacccccgccgccacAATCCAGACCAAGAGCTGCCTTTCTGGCACCCAGTGGCGGGCAGGGTGCGCTGCTGGGAACCGGGAGGGGCAGCCGCTGCTCAGGTCCACAGGCTGCCTTGCTGTCCTCCCCTAGCCGTCGGGTCCATCTGCTGAGGTCACGTCCGCCCAGAGCAGCAGCATAAGGGACGCACTTCAGCAGCCGCTGGAAGTGCGGGGTGTCGCCACTTTGCTGGCCGAGGCCGCCCCACCGATGTCTTTTCTTAAAGGGTATACAGCCCGTTACTGCCTTGTGGCTTaccctctctttaaaaaaaaaaaaaaaaagcataggcTTTGAATGTGGGAAAATCTAGGGGCATTCAATCtagtcttttaaattatttatttttccatatttatatttttaaataaatgcacatATTGAATCTCAAGCTCTTTCTGGCCAAAGATTGGGTCCTAGAAAGACCAGTCTTGCACACCTGTCCTTGCAAGGCCCTTGCGAGCACAGGCGGTCACTGTGACGGGGGGAGCTCAGCCTCACCCGGCCCCGGCCCGTTTACACCCGCGCACGGCCCCAGGTAAGTGTTCTCGACAGATCCTGTTGAGTGATATTAAGTCACTTCCAACCAATACTGTATCCAACTTTCATTAGCCTCCGCTTCCAAAATGTGTCTCCATTTCAAAGTGATACACACGCAGTCTTTTGATACAAAttcagaaaattccatgaatgaaAATGCATGGCCTATCCCATCTGATTTCTGGAAATTCTTCAGACTGGATGTATAAAAAATTTTGATGAATGTACCATTGAGCTTTGAACCAACTAACAGGAAGTCTCATTACAGATTTTTGTGGTAACAGGGGTCACAATGAATAGAGTTTTATGGATTCTTTCTCAGCATTTTCTCTGACAAATCAGGGAAAAGTTAGTGACACTGGCGTGAATTAGTTTCGCTTTAGACTGAGCTTCATGTCCTGGGCTGGTGGGGGCCGGGCGGCGGGGGAGGTCACTGCACACATCTCATGAGTCCACAGTGAAGCGGTAAATTTTATGTAACCAATTAGACTTACATGAATGGGATTTTACTTGGAAAGTTAGGTTGAAAttcaaattaatgaaaatgaaattgacCAGGGTCTACAAAATAAGCTTCATAAAGAACTGAAATACAACCACGTGTGAGGGTGGTTTGTAAAACCTGGCTCTTGCTGTCTCAAACGTGTTGAGTCCTGCCACAGGCTGGCACCAGGCTGCCGCCAGGACGTGGGCGTGGACTGCCAGCCAGGCAGTCCCTGAGGAACAACCTTGCAGGGGTGCCAACTAAGAGGATGACAAAGGGGCATGCAGGGCTCTGGGAACAGAGTGGACAGCgtgggggggcgggggccgcATGAGGCTGGGTGCAGTGGGGGGGGGGTCAGTGACGTGGGGGGCAGCCGTCCAGGAAACGAAACCCCCGGGGCCCAGCCCCCCAGCAGACACAGTCCGGCTGGGAGCAGCTCCCAGCATGCCTCCCTCTGTCCCATCGCAATGACCACAGAAGGTCCCAACCACTGGGCTCCCTGCTGCTGGCCCCCCACCACGCGCCCTGGCCCCCAACTCAGCAGACGGCAGCAGAGGGCCGAGCAAGGGCAGGGACTGGAGCCTCCCACCCAGGCCAGGGCCCTTG encodes:
- the INPP5E gene encoding phosphatidylinositol polyphosphate 5-phosphatase type IV isoform X4, with product MPSKLASLEQSETASQQPTVQGCLRPEDSMLKGLLPNSVEEPVPCLGSPAAGDRQGPERSSELPPDTPEQVSNKDPQAQARPFTPKPPPPRPRLERALSLDEKGWRKRRFRTSREDLTVRNGASPSGGSLQDEAPGTPSRNGSPPCLSTSLQEIPTARRAPGSGGPSSWGNCLSGMISTSLDLLHREGASAGSTPRLASLLSPRPLPAMARSVASEGLRTANKVDPDHTDYKLRLQARLFRAHSSLGPGQPPSPLAYDDCSLHSSRSTFSLLAPIRAKDVRSRSYLEGSLLASGALMGADELARYFPDRSVALFVATWNMQGQKELPPNLDELLLPAEADLAQDLYVVGVQEGCSDRREWEARLQETLGPHYVMLYSAAHGALYMAVLIRRDLIWFCSEVESSTVTTRIVSQIKTKGALGVSFTFFGTSLLFITSHFTSGDGKVGERLVDYSKTVQGLALPKNVPDTSPYRSDAADVTTRFDEVFWFGDFNFRLSGGRAAVEAILKQDLGSSVQALLQHDQLTREMQRGSIFKGFQEPDIHFLPSYKFDVGKDSYDTTSKQRTPSYTDRILYKSRHKGDICPIKYSSCPGVRTSDHRPVYGLFRVKVRPGRDNIPLAAGKFDRELYLLGIKRRISREIQRQQALKSQHASAICTIS
- the INPP5E gene encoding phosphatidylinositol polyphosphate 5-phosphatase type IV isoform X1 yields the protein MPSKLASLEQSETASQQPTVQGCLRPEDSMLKGLLPNSVEEPVPCLGSPAAGDRQGPERSSELPPDTPEQVSNKDPQAQARPFTPKPPPPRPRLERALSLDEKGWRKRRFRTSREDLTVRNGASPSGGSLQDEAPGTPSRNGSPPCLSTSLQEIPTARRAPGSGGPSSWGNCLSGMISTSLDLLHREGASAGSTPRLASLLSPRPLPAMARSVASEGLRTANKVDPDHTDYKLRLQARLFRAHSSLGPGQPPSPLAYDDCSLHSSRSTFSLLAPIRAKDVRSRSYLEGSLLASGALMGADELARYFPDRSVALFVATWNMQGQKELPPNLDELLLPAEADLAQDLYVVGVQEGCSDRREWEARLQETLGPHYVMLYSAAHGALYMAVLIRRDLIWFCSEVESSTVTTRIVSQIKTKGALGVSFTFFGTSLLFITSHFTSGDGKVGERLVDYSKTVQGLALPKNVPDTSPYRSDAADVTTRFDEVFWFGDFNFRLSGGRAAVEAILKQDLGSSVQALLQHDQLTREMQRGSIFKGFQEPDIHFLPSYKFDVGKDSYDTTSKQRTPSYTDRILYKSRHKGDICPIKYSSCPGVRTSDHRPVYGLFRVKVRPGRDKSVPLDAPAPGPQAGGGLRAQPGLCMSQCPEGSRVLGAPRGGGCAVGQKPTSGEQCTRGWGPCPHPEPARPPRHMPPKTAGGRRGPPTKGLAWHRQESASPGCRHTSAGGRTAGGAGRSPRGPGLSYAQLFHMPPARS
- the INPP5E gene encoding phosphatidylinositol polyphosphate 5-phosphatase type IV isoform X2, with translation MPSKLASLEQSETASQQPTVQGCLRPEDSMLKGLLPNSVEEPVPCLGSPAAGDRQGPERSSELPPDTPEQVSNKDPQAQARPFTPKPPPPRPRLERALSLDEKGWRKRRFRTSREDLTVRNGASPSGGSLQDEAPGTPSRNGSPPCLSTSLQEIPTARRAPGSGGPSSWGNCLSGMISTSLDLLHREGASAGSTPRLASLLSPRPLPAMARSVASEGLRTANKVDPDHTDYKLRLQARLFRAHSSLGPGQPPSPLAYDDCSLHSSRSTFSLLAPIRAKDVRSRSYLEGSLLASGALMGADELARYFPDRSVALFVATWNMQGQKELPPNLDELLLPAEADLAQDLYVVGVQEGCSDRREWEARLQETLGPHYVMLYSAAHGALYMAVLIRRDLIWFCSEVESSTVTTRIVSQIKTKGALGVSFTFFGTSLLFITSHFTSGDGKVGERLVDYSKTVQGLALPKNVPDTSPYRSDAADVTTRFDEVFWFGDFNFRLSGGRAAVEAILKQDLGSSVQALLQHDQLTREMQRGSIFKGFQEPDIHFLPSYKFDVGKDSYDTTSKQRTPSYTDRILYKSRHKGDICPIKYSSCPGVRTSDHRPVYGLFRVKVRPGRDNALLMALPPQHPTSRRQVRPGAVPAGNQETHLQRDPEAASTQEPARQRHLHHLLRPPEEAPGTDSSRNGTSVSPQSPLRLGCVGPTLTSPHHGGRQRQKDQVRLAERRSQALWAGALTSRVR
- the INPP5E gene encoding phosphatidylinositol polyphosphate 5-phosphatase type IV isoform X3 → MPSKLASLEQSETASQQPTVQGCLRPEDSMLKGLLPNSVEEPVPCLGSPAAGDRQGPERSSELPPDTPEQVSNKDPQAQARPFTPKPPPPRPRLERALSLDEKGWRKRRFRTSREDLTVRNGASPSGGSLQDEAPGTPSRNGSPPCLSTSLQEIPTARRAPGSGGPSSWGNCLSGMISTSLDLLHREGASAGSTPRLASLLSPRPLPAMARSVASEGLRTANKVDPDHTDYKLRLQARLFRAHSSLGPGQPPSPLAYDDCSLHSSRSTFSLLAPIRAKDVRSRSYLEGSLLASGALMGADELARYFPDRSVALFVATWNMQGQKELPPNLDELLLPAEADLAQDLYVVGVQEGCSDRREWEARLQETLGPHYVMLYSAAHGALYMAVLIRRDLIWFCSEVESSTVTTRIVSQIKTKGALGVSFTFFGTSLLFITSHFTSGDGKVGERLVDYSKTVQGLALPKNVPDTSPYRSDAADVTTRFDEVFWFGDFNFRLSGGRAAVEAILKQDLGSSVQALLQHDQLTREMQRGSIFKGFQEPDIHFLPSYKFDVGKDSYDTTSKQRTPSYTDRILYKSRHKGDICPIKYSSCPGVRTSDHRPVYGLFRVKHPTSRRQVRPGAVPAGNQETHLQRDPEAASTQEPARQRHLHHLLRPPEEAPGTDSSRNGTSVSPQSPLRLGCVGPTLTSPHHGGRQRQKDQVRLAERRSQALWAGALTSRVR
- the INPP5E gene encoding phosphatidylinositol polyphosphate 5-phosphatase type IV isoform X5 — protein: MPSKLASLEQSETASQQPTVQGCLRPEDSMLKGLLPNSVEEPVPCLGSPAAGDRQGPERSSELPPDTPEQVSNKDPQAQARPFTPKPPPPRPRLERALSLDEKGWRKRRFRTSREDLTVRNGASPSGGSLQDEAPGTPSRNGSPPCLSTSLQEIPTARRAPGSGGPSSWGNCLSGMISTSLDLLHREGASAGSTPRLASLLSPRPLPAMARSVASEGLRTANKVDPDHTDYKLRLQARLFRAHSSLGPGQPPSPLAYDDCSLHSSRSTFSLLAPIRAKDVRSRSYLEGSLLASGALMGADELARYFPDRSVALFVATWNMQGQKELPPNLDELLLPAEADLAQDLYVVGVQEGCSDRREWEARLQETLGPHYVMLYSAAHGALYMAVLIRRDLIWFCSEVESSTVTTRIVSQIKTKGALGVSFTFFGTSLLFITSHFTSGDGKVGERLVDYSKTVQGLALPKNVPDTSPYRSDAADVTTRFDEVFWFGDFNFRLSGGRAAVEAILKQDLGSSVQALLQHDQLTREMQRGSIFKGFQEPDIHFLPSYKFDVGKDSYDTTSKQRTPSYTDRILYKSRHKGDICPIKYSSCPGVRTSDHRPVIPLAAGKFDRELYLLGIKRRISREIQRQQALKSQHASAICTIS